One window from the genome of Thermaerobacter marianensis DSM 12885 encodes:
- a CDS encoding ribonuclease HI family protein: MDQQVGIWRLHTDGAARGNPGPAGIGVVLIDPRGQVAERVARFIGTATNNVAEYTALITGLQRALEHGARRLEVYSDSELMVRQLNGQYRVKNDGLKPLYRQVLDLVARFDAVRFVHVPRERNKDADRLANQGIDDAGER; this comes from the coding sequence GTGGACCAGCAAGTCGGGATCTGGCGCCTTCACACCGACGGGGCCGCGCGCGGCAATCCGGGCCCAGCCGGCATCGGGGTCGTGCTCATCGACCCGCGCGGCCAGGTGGCCGAGCGCGTGGCGCGTTTCATCGGCACGGCCACCAACAACGTGGCCGAGTACACGGCCCTGATCACCGGTCTGCAGCGCGCCCTCGAGCACGGTGCCCGCCGGCTCGAGGTGTACTCCGACAGCGAGCTCATGGTGCGCCAGCTCAACGGCCAGTACCGGGTCAAGAACGACGGGCTCAAGCCGCTCTACCGCCAGGTCCTCGACCTGGTGGCGCGGTTCGACGCCGTGCGGTTCGTCCACGTGCCGCGGGAGCGCAACAAGGACGCGGACCGGCTGGCCAACCAGGGGATCGACGACGCCGGGGAGCGGTGA
- a CDS encoding tRNA (adenine(22)-N(1))-methyltransferase, with translation MGPRLEHILKALGEARVLADVGTDRALLPVAAVQRGQVKRAIATDLRAGPLEGAHSLVCQAGVGEAVQLRQGPGLEPLAPGEADAVVIAGLHGETIAAILRDGRGRLVPGTRLLLQPTRGADTLRLPALAPRRGGLEAAGPVRPQDPAAAALARNAPSAGPMRGRDGLVDLPASAHAVPAPSGPLPVLTLEGESLVAEGRHTYVLIAGRVAGAWGAPTARDRSEFEFIPPALAMVDEPAFIWWWDRPTTEAAGWLAELARRSDLDPWEAVARVGPALLVARGGQPDPLLGAWLEELARPWRRALRANTGSTSRAAAARHKARAWVAYLQEVARQTGVKMEGR, from the coding sequence TTGGGTCCGAGACTCGAGCACATCTTGAAGGCGCTGGGCGAGGCCCGGGTCCTGGCCGACGTGGGGACCGACCGCGCCTTGCTCCCCGTGGCGGCCGTGCAGCGCGGCCAGGTGAAGCGCGCCATCGCCACCGACTTGCGCGCCGGCCCCCTGGAAGGGGCCCACAGCCTGGTGTGCCAGGCGGGCGTCGGGGAGGCCGTCCAGCTCCGGCAGGGCCCGGGTCTCGAGCCCCTGGCACCCGGTGAGGCGGACGCCGTGGTCATCGCGGGTTTGCACGGCGAGACCATCGCCGCCATCCTGCGGGACGGCCGCGGGCGACTGGTCCCCGGGACGCGGCTGCTGCTGCAGCCCACCCGGGGTGCAGACACCTTGCGGCTGCCCGCCCTGGCCCCTCGCCGTGGAGGCCTGGAGGCCGCCGGCCCCGTCCGGCCCCAAGATCCTGCGGCCGCCGCCCTGGCGCGGAACGCCCCTTCGGCGGGGCCCATGCGCGGCCGCGACGGCTTGGTGGACCTGCCCGCCTCCGCCCATGCCGTTCCCGCTCCTTCCGGACCTCTCCCGGTCCTCACCCTGGAGGGGGAGAGCCTGGTCGCCGAGGGCCGCCACACCTACGTGCTCATCGCCGGCCGCGTGGCGGGGGCGTGGGGCGCGCCCACCGCCCGGGATCGATCTGAATTTGAGTTCATCCCGCCGGCTCTTGCCATGGTGGACGAACCGGCGTTCATCTGGTGGTGGGACCGGCCCACGACCGAGGCGGCCGGCTGGCTGGCCGAGCTGGCGCGGCGGTCCGACCTCGACCCGTGGGAAGCCGTCGCTCGCGTCGGCCCGGCCCTGCTGGTCGCGCGCGGCGGGCAGCCCGACCCGCTGCTTGGCGCCTGGCTGGAGGAACTGGCCCGGCCATGGCGGCGCGCCCTGCGGGCGAACACCGGTTCAACCTCCCGGGCGGCGGCGGCCCGCCACAAGGCCAGGGCCTGGGTGGCCTACCTTCAGGAGGTCGCGCGGCAAACCGGGGTGAAAATGGAGGGGCGGTAG
- a CDS encoding MoaD/ThiS family protein, with protein sequence MKVTVPIPVRKVYEIKGPKRVQEILDELGLPYESVIVIYEKRLLTPDARVPDDAEIEVRPAISGGSGGTGGTA encoded by the coding sequence ATGAAGGTCACCGTCCCCATTCCCGTGCGCAAGGTGTACGAGATCAAGGGCCCGAAGCGCGTTCAGGAGATCCTGGACGAGCTCGGCCTGCCGTACGAGTCGGTCATCGTCATCTACGAGAAGCGGCTGCTGACCCCCGACGCACGGGTTCCGGACGACGCCGAGATCGAGGTACGGCCGGCCATCTCGGGCGGATCGGGCGGCACAGGCGGCACCGCCTGA